Below is a window of Candidatus Nitrosotenuis uzonensis DNA.
ACCACATATGGCAAGACGATATGCTCTCAAATTCCCTCAATAATATTTCTCTCACAGAATAGAAAGTACTTTGAAGACCACAACTTTGGTGACATACCGCCCAAATTCATCATGAGAATAGGTCAGCTTGCAAACTCGACCCACATAAAGGGAGTTGCAAAGATGATGGAGATATGGAAGTCAATATACAAAAATGCAAACGAGTACATCTACGAGATTCTTACAGAAATACCGCTTGATGTAATAGAGCCCAAAGTCAAAAGGATAGAAAAAGGTGTAAAGTTCAACTACATTCTTTCCGAATCCACCGTGATCCCACAGGGAAGGAAAAAACTACTCCAAAAGCTGAATTTTGGCAAGCTAATAGAAAAGGGGCTGGTTGAGAGACGGATGAGAAAAACGATCCAAGTGGTTGTGGTACTAAACGAAAAGGAAGCATGCGTTTCATTTCCAAACATAGAAGGCGAACCGGAAATAACAGAAATGTTCTACAGCGCGGACTCGATGTTCCACGAGTGGTGCCTTGACTACTTTAGATATTGCTGGTATGCGTCAGAAACATTTCAAGAAAACAAGCTGCGTGAATGACTGTATTTTGTTGAATCGTGGTCGTTGGAGCACCGGCAGGAACGCTCCAGTCCACAATGTTGCCTGAGATTTTTGCATATTAAAGACGCGCGTAGGAATTATCAGTGCCATCTAAAATAAGGCATGCCGCACTGTGGTGCACATTCTCATATAATTCAGAGTGTAATGTATGGTATGTCAACAATCCAAATCCAAAGGGAATGGCAGCCTGAGCCAACAAAAAGTCTGGTTCGAAATTATCCAGTACAAGAAGGTACAAAATTTCATGTAAGACAGCAAGAGTGCATCGTCTGCTCGATACCAAAAGTGCCATACGTATTTGGCCAAGAAAAAATCCCACTTGTTATGGCATGCCCAAAGTGCGGACACAAGTCGTGGGCTCAAACAGCTCAAAATTGGCAGAAGGCAAAATTGGCAGAAGTATGCGTAAGATAGTATCGATTGGAGATCGCTGAACAAAATAGACTGATCAGGTTGTACCAACATGTTTCAGAAAGTAATGAATCAGTTGATGATTTCCAACCTCCATGTATTTGATACTTTATCTAATATGATGCATATGGCAGATGTTGTATTCTCTATAGATCACAGAAAACTATTGTCGCCGCTTTTATCTCTAAATCATGGATTTGATAAAATATGCTAATGTCTGTAAGTTTGGAACGCACGCAAGAGATATCGTTTTTGTGCAAAAATCTCCTCTCAATCGAAAAAATAATCTGTGCTTCGGTTGTAAATAATAGGGGAAAAATTATAGAGTCTGAATTTAAAAACAATATACTAAATCTGTCTGATACTGAGCTGGAAATGCTGTATATGCAAAGAGCATTACAGACGTCCATGATAAAAGAACTCGATTGTAAATTAGGCAAATGGAGCTACACAATAACGGATCGTGACTTTATTGTAGAGATAATTATCCCATTTGATGATGGAATGATCTTCATTGCGGCTGAATCTGGCATAAAAATCCACAATTTAATTCCGCAAATTCATGAAATTATAGATGCCAGTATTGATATTGAAACTAAAGAGAGCGTTTCCTGCTAGATAAAATTTTTAGTTATGGCGTATCAAATTCGCTTGTATCAAGTGATAAAATCTAGATAGGGCTGACTGCATTTTTGAGAATAAATTGATACGTTGCTCATCATGTGATACTACCATTGATTTTAGATAGTGGATTTTATAATAAAAAATTGCCCTGATGAATTACAGTTGTTACAATGTATATCATAAGTCATATAGACTTCAAATGCAGTGAAATCAGATGTGATCAGCTCTTACTATGTGTGCTGAATTGAGTTAAAGCTTGAAGCTTCTATATTCCTGAACAAATTTCTGATAGAGTACGGATCGCAGGTCGTATTCACTCTTGACCAACATATCTACTTTGTATTTTCTTGGAAGTTTGTGCAAAAAATCCACAGTTATATCTATATCATGTATTGCGCCTAGTGAGTCTTGAACTTGTTTTAGGTGATTTACAAAGTCAGATGACGTAGAATCATCTACAAGTTCAAGCAGATATCTTAGCTTCTTACAATTCTTGCGCAGCTCATGTAATTCTGATACATTTTTCTCATTTTCTACCGCTTTGGGGATCAACATATGGATCCTCTCTACCAACCTGTATGTGACTTTGTTGAATCTCCTCTCTAATTTTTCACTAGAAATATCTTTTACTGTCAATCTCGGAAATCTCATTGAACTTGCATGTTCAGCTCTTCTTCGCGCCAAGATCATCTTTTTCTTCTTTTTACTTTCAATTAGCTCCAATATTGTACTATTGGAGGATATTCTCTTTGATATTACATCAAAATCTCTTATCTGACTATTGGTTTTGAAAAGTTCTTTATACGCAACAACAAAATCTCTTATCTTTGGCTTTTCTCGAAGTTTTTTAGGCATTATTCTCCAGGCAGATTCTAGTCTTCTAATCGAAGTTCTTACATCGTGCACATTCTCTTCGTTTGTCGTATCTAGATACTGTGTTAACTTTTCTTGCACTTTCTGTACTATGCGTTGCAATGTTGTAAAATATTGCTCAGATTCTAATTGTCGCATTTTCATCGCTTTGTTCTCAGAAATGTATCTACTCTCTTTTTCAGATCTGCGTTTATCTCTTCTGCAGTGTGATCCCCCTCTATTGGAACAAGGCCATACGTTTTCTGCATAGTCTGGAATTCCTTAGCTATTTTTTGTTGATATATGATAAACGATTCAAACATATCATCAGATAGGCCCATATCAGAGCCAGATTCATAGTAGTCAAGAGAGGAATTTTTTTCAAATACTCTGTGTACGAGAGTATATGGATCCACCTTCAAATAATATACAAGATCTGGAACAAGAGCAAAACCGTACAGGTCATGAGACCATTTCCTTGGAATGCCCCTAACGGTATTTCTTGCCATTAGAGTGTAAATGTATCTGTCTGCAAGAACAATATATCCTGCTTCAAGTGAAGGAATTATCTTCTGTTCCAGCTGGTCTGCAAAATCAGCTGCATAAAACAACGCCAGAGTTTTCTTACCAAGGGCAGCATTCCGCTTTGCTTCTAGTATGCCTTCACCTACAAGCTCTGAGCGCTTAAGTCCTGTATTAATCACTGCATGACCATCTGCCTCAAGCTTTGCAGTTAGTAAAGAAATCTGTGTACTTCGGCCTGAGGAATCAGGCCCTTCTATCACGATCAGCTTTCCCTTATGATTGATGTTCTCAAGATACGGTATTCCCTTTCCGTACCATCTTACGGTTTCATTATTTTTTTCTCGCATTGTTCTTCAGCTCTATTGATTGCCTTGGCGCTCTTTTGGGCAATAGTGGGGCAACCTTCTCTCTCATCATGGTCTGTTGCTCCTCTATTCCTAACGTCGCATCTATCATGACGAACTTTTCAGATTCGGCTATGGATTCGTACTGGTCTATTATCCTAGATTGGAAAATTCTATAGCTGTCATAGGGATCCTTGCTCAAATTCAAATCCATCCCTGCTTCATAGTATTTCAGTTGAGGTCTTCCATTTAGTATCCTGTTTATCGCAACCTCTATGGGAGTTCTAAAGTAAAACGTAATGTCGGGCTTTATCGCAAAACTGTATACCTTTCTTACCCATTCTTGACTGCAACCCCTTGTCACATCGCGCGCATATGCTGTGTAAATGTATCTATCAGCGAGTACAAAGTAACCGGCGCGAAGTAATGGTAGTATGTTTCTTTCATATCTGTCAGCAAAATCGGTTGCATGTAAGAGGCTGAATGTAGTAGGAGTCAGTTTTGCCTTTTTCTTTCCTTTTGATGTTATTTCCCTGACAAGCTCAGACGAGTTCCATTCAGTCAAAAACACATGATGGCCATTAAAGCGAAGCCATTTTTCTAGCAATCGTATCTGTGTGGACTTGCCAGACCCATCTATGCCTTCTACTACAATCAATTTTCCCGGAATTGGGAGACTCTTACCTTTTATTCGTAAAACTGTCATAGATTAGGATAACAACGATCTGTTAGAGGATTATCTATATCTTATCTATATGCTCTACGTAATTTACAAACTTTGTACAGTCTGCGATGTAGAGTATTTGGAATTATGAATTATAGAATACGATATATCTATATCAAATGCGTCTGATATTTTCTCACATACGTCCTTAAACAGGATGTTAGGGAACGAGCTTGTTACGGGATAGATCTTCATACTAATTGCATTATCTAGCATTTTTGTTTTCATCCTAGTCTCAGATTTGCCAA
It encodes the following:
- a CDS encoding helix-turn-helix transcriptional regulator, producing MDHYEEAANNFLELSSQQRLQIIFRLLEKKSKVTSMAKELDATVQEVHRNFARLEDGGFITKDPDGYYALTTYGKTICSQIPSIIFLSQNRKYFEDHNFGDIPPKFIMRIGQLANSTHIKGVAKMMEIWKSIYKNANEYIYEILTEIPLDVIEPKVKRIEKGVKFNYILSESTVIPQGRKKLLQKLNFGKLIEKGLVERRMRKTIQVVVVLNEKEACVSFPNIEGEPEITEMFYSADSMFHEWCLDYFRYCWYASETFQENKLRE
- a CDS encoding DUF6659 family protein, which gives rise to MSVSLERTQEISFLCKNLLSIEKIICASVVNNRGKIIESEFKNNILNLSDTELEMLYMQRALQTSMIKELDCKLGKWSYTITDRDFIVEIIIPFDDGMIFIAAESGIKIHNLIPQIHEIIDASIDIETKESVSC
- a CDS encoding CHAD domain-containing protein, translating into MRQLESEQYFTTLQRIVQKVQEKLTQYLDTTNEENVHDVRTSIRRLESAWRIMPKKLREKPKIRDFVVAYKELFKTNSQIRDFDVISKRISSNSTILELIESKKKKKMILARRRAEHASSMRFPRLTVKDISSEKLERRFNKVTYRLVERIHMLIPKAVENEKNVSELHELRKNCKKLRYLLELVDDSTSSDFVNHLKQVQDSLGAIHDIDITVDFLHKLPRKYKVDMLVKSEYDLRSVLYQKFVQEYRSFKL
- a CDS encoding dTMP kinase, whose translation is MREKNNETVRWYGKGIPYLENINHKGKLIVIEGPDSSGRSTQISLLTAKLEADGHAVINTGLKRSELVGEGILEAKRNAALGKKTLALFYAADFADQLEQKIIPSLEAGYIVLADRYIYTLMARNTVRGIPRKWSHDLYGFALVPDLVYYLKVDPYTLVHRVFEKNSSLDYYESGSDMGLSDDMFESFIIYQQKIAKEFQTMQKTYGLVPIEGDHTAEEINADLKKRVDTFLRTKR
- the tmk gene encoding dTMP kinase is translated as MIVVEGIDGSGKSTQIRLLEKWLRFNGHHVFLTEWNSSELVREITSKGKKKAKLTPTTFSLLHATDFADRYERNILPLLRAGYFVLADRYIYTAYARDVTRGCSQEWVRKVYSFAIKPDITFYFRTPIEVAINRILNGRPQLKYYEAGMDLNLSKDPYDSYRIFQSRIIDQYESIAESEKFVMIDATLGIEEQQTMMREKVAPLLPKRAPRQSIELKNNARKK